A single Amphiura filiformis chromosome 19, Afil_fr2py, whole genome shotgun sequence DNA region contains:
- the LOC140140667 gene encoding G-protein coupled receptor GRL101-like, with protein sequence MWVLGISALVGNLFSVIWRLAEKTRNQTQAIQTFLIGNLALADFFMGIYMLILASADIYYGDGYFNYSDEWRSGYVCRFAGFLSLFASEGSVFFLTLISYERFLGGVFPFSSARLTKGSAKTVGALLWLFTFVLSLVPVLLAGPDSDFYDLSDVCIGLPLITRPATFEFEASDVGNELTFDLPVSQDSKPAWYFSIVIFLGVNLVCFVFILICYIAIFWSLKKSMAKSGRSTDTQEEMKIAIKMGIIVGTDFLCWVPVIIMGILSQTELVVIPLEAYTWSVVFVLPINSSLNPYLYTISSLISDWRSKHPSKKKQKLTESSMGSSTKNESKETLSSSISQTTITK encoded by the coding sequence ATGTGGGTTTTAGGTATTAGCGCCCTCGTCGGTAATTTGTTCTCCGTTATCTGGAGGTTGGCGGAAAAGACTCGTAATCAGACACAAGCAATACAAACATTTCTTATAGGAAACTTAGCCCTGGCTGATTTCTTCATGGGGATTTATATGCTGATTCTTGCATCGGCAGATATTTATTATGGCGATGGATACTTTAACTATTCCGATGAATGGAGAAGTGGTTACGTTTGTCGGTTTGCAGGGTTCTTGTCTCTCTTCGCCAGTGAGGGTTCGGTATTTTTTCTGACTTTAATCAGTTACGAGAGGTTTTTGGGTGGTGTGTTCCCGTTTAGCAGTGCTCGTTTAACCAAGGGATCAGCAAAGACTGTCGGTGCGCTTTTGTGGCTGTTCACCTTTGTTCTTAGCCTAGTACCTGTTCTTCTTGCAGGACCTGATTCTGATTTCTATGATCTTTCCGACGTTTGCATTGGTCTCCCTTTGATCACAAGGCCTGCTACATTTGAATTTGAAGCAAGTGACGTAGGTAatgaattgacctttgaccttcctgTCAGTCAAGATTCAAAACCGGCTTGGTACTTTTCTATCGTCATATTCCTCGGAGTAAACCTTGTCTGTTTTGTGTTTATTCTCATTTGCTACATCGCGATATTTTGGAGTCTTAAAAAATCTATGGCAAAATCTGGTCGATCTACTGACACTCAAGAAGAGATGAAAATAGCGATAAAGATGGGCATAATCGTGGGTACAGATTTCCTGTGCTGGGTCCCGGTTATAATCATGGGCATCCTTTCTCAGACAGAATTGGTTGTTATCCCACTTGAAGCGTACACGTGGTCTGTTGTCTTTGTCCTGCCCATCAATTCGTCTCTCAATCCCTACCTTTACACCATATCGTCTTTGATTAGTGATTGGCGTAGCAAGCATCCTTCTAAGAAGAAACAAAAGCTGACAGAGAGTAGCATGGGTTCGTCGACCAAGAATGAATCAAAAGAAACACTTAGTTCGTCTATTAGTCAGACGACTATTACCAAATAA